The Vibrio coralliilyticus genome segment TTATAGGGATGAGTCAAGCCAGTTTCACCGTGTTTATGCGATCCTAAGTTGAGCCATCTGTTTAACAAAATGCTAGGTGAAAGTATAAGGACAGCCTAAAGGTGTGAAAGTCCCCTTATTCTAGCGTTTTAAATGCTGGACTTGGCCTCTAAAGATACGCATATGGTCTACTATTATCAGTACGTTACTAATGTAGTCGATGGGGATGGTATGGCAATAAAACGAAGGCTAGCTAAATGGTTTTTTTTCCTAGTATTTGCCTTACTGGGTGCGTTGGCGATCTACTACTTTGTGACCAAAAATACAGAAAAAAGTCTCTCTCAAGTAAAAGACGCTTTGCAAGTGGAGGCGATGACCAAGGCTGACTACTTTCGTGAGCATATAGAAAGAAACATCGCCGCTGCTAAATTTCTTCACTCGACACCACCTATTTCAGGGATCACGAGAGCGCTCAGTAATGATGGTTTAGATGTAGCTGATGGCACCACATTGGAACAATGGAAAGCGCGTCTGAGTATTATTTTTAAAGGGATGATAGAGAACAACCCAGATGTCATGCAGTTGAGTGTGATAGTGGCAGATGAGTCAGGACAAGAGTTTATTCGAGTTGATCGCATTCAGGGGAAAGTACTTATCTTGCCTGACAATCAATTACAGAGTAAGAGTAAAGAATCCTACTACGGTGCGCTCAAAACGCTTAATTTCAACGAAATCTACATCACCCCGATTAACTTGAATCGTGAACATGGTCGAGTAGCGTTTCCTTTTCAACCAACTTATCGGATTTTTATGCCGATTTTTTATGAATCTGGGAAGCGCTTTGGTGCGCTGAAAATTAATATCGATGCGAGTTCTTTATTAACCTATCTGACCCAGGCACATGTTTTGGCGGACGATAACTGGCTGGTAGATAGTGATGGGTACTTCATTACTGCCAAGAACGAAAAAAAACAATTTACACGCCAGTTGGAGCCATCCGCAAATATCCATCTGCTATACGATATTCGAGAGGTCGAAAATGGATATTTTGAAATTACGTCGAAAGCTGGAAGCGGAAGTTGGCTAGCAACCAAGGAAGAGGTTTATCTTGGTAACAATATTTCAAAGCAGCTTACCCTCTATAGTGTGATTAATCAGCTAACGGTACAAAACATCGTTCAAGAGGAGCTCACCGAGTTATGGTTAGTGGTGGGGTTTGTTCTTGTGTTTGCTCTTGTTGCTCTTGCATTGTTCTACCGTTCATACCAGTCAAGCCTACAACTCAATCAAATGAACTCTCGATCGAAAACGGTTATTGAAAACGCTTCTGATGCGATTATCTGCCTTGATGCTTCTGGAGCCATTACCACTTGGAACCGATCTGCTGAAAAGCTATTTGGCCAAGCTGAGCACTATGTGATTAATAAACCTCTATCGAGTATTGTTACATTATCTGAGCATGATTTATCCGAAGTATTAGAGCGGGCTAAAAATACACAAGCGATACAGCTCATAGAAGACCAAATCACGACGGATGATACAGTATTTATTGAGGTAAGTGTTGCCCCTATTGTTTCTGATGGCCAGCGAAGAAGTAACTCCTTGGTAGTGAATATTCGTAACATCACTGGCGCTGTAAAAGCGCAAGAAGCATTAGAAAATTATAACTCTGAGCTAGAAGAAAAAGTTTCCCAGCGGACAGAAGAGTTGCAGGCGTATAGTTTTCAGCTAGAAGACGCCCATGAAAAGGCGCTAGAAGCCAGTCAGGCTAAAAGTAAATTTATTGCCACTATTAGTCACGAAATGCGTACTCCTCTCAATGGGATGATGGGGATGTTGAGTTTAATTAAGACCGGTGGCCTGAGCGCGGTGCAAAGTAACTACCTCACTATGGCTGAAAATAGTGTCAACACGCTTGCTGTATTGATTAACGATATTCTCGATTTATCGAAAATTGAATCCGGGAAGTTGGAAATTAATCACATCCTTTTTTCACCAAGAGATGTGCTAGAAACTCTAGTGCAAACTTGTGCGGTCAAAGCCCGAGAAAAGGGGCTCGAGGTGATTTTAGATACAGTAGATATCGACTACAAAAAGGTGTTTGGTGACCCAAATAGAATAAAGCAAATTGCGAGTAACCTGATCAATAACGCGATCAAGTTCACCAATGAGGGAGAAGTCAAGGTTCTGGTCTCAGTGACTCAACAAGAGCCCAGTGTGGTGAGGTTGGTTGTGGATGTTTACGATACGGGAATAGGGATTGCGAAAGAGAATCAGCATCGTCTTTTCCAACCATTCTCTCAAGAAAAGTCTGAAGTTTCAGAGCAATATGGTGGCACTGGGCTGGGGTTATCGATATGTCGACAGTTGTGCAAACTGATGAATGGCGAGATTGAGTTTGAATCTGAAAAAGATAAAGGCAGCCATTTTAAGTTCTTCGTTGATTTTGATGAGAGCCAGTGCGAGCAGGAAGAAAAAGCGTTGATTTTGTCGGGACAAGCAGTGGCAATCGCACTCAATAATGAATCTCTATTAGAATCGGTTACTCGCACGGTTCATTCATTAGGGGGAGAGGTCTTGCACATAACAGACACTGCCTCAGAGAGCCTGAAACAGTCTGATAGGGTAATTTTTGATGATGCTCACCCGTTGCGACAAGAGATAATCTCAATGGTTAAAGCCAGAGCTAAAACAGATAGCCCGCTACATGCGATTGAACTGTGCGCACACTTAAACCAAGCTTCGGGGCATTACCCTAATTCTTTTAGGATATCGAAGCCAAGTACTTATTTGGACTTTTTGGTTGCCTTTAGAGGGGAGCAAACAAAAGATGTCAACGTTGAGATCATAGAAAATGAAGCCTCCTCTATTGATATCGATCTGTCCGGTACCCGAGTGTTGGTTGTCGACGATAACGAGATAAATAGGGAAGTGGCTCGCGGTTATCTGGAGCGAGTCGGTGCGTTAGTCTTTTTTGCTCATGATGGCGAGCAGTGTCTTGAAGTTGTTAAGAAGTCGTTTATGAAAGGGGTACCTTTCGATTGCATCTTATTGGACTGTCAGATGCCAGTGATGAATGGATACGACTGCTCCCGTCAATTAAGGTACAACAGCCAGACATATGGCAGTGGCAAGCTGCCAATTATCGCCATGACGGCGAACGCTTTCTCTGGTGAGCGAGAGAAATGTATTTCCTATGGAATGAACGATTTTATTTCCAAACCCGTTGATGCAGAGCTTCTCATCAAGAAAGTTGAGCAGTGGGTGGGGTTGCCTGATGAGGTGCTTTCCATGAATCAAGCAGAGGGTTTTTCCGAAGAGATGGTAGAAGGTGGTGAGCCTGAATGGGATAAAGATAATGCTCTTGTAAGAATGCGTGGGGACCATGAGCTTTTGCACACTATTGTTGAGATTTTTAGAGAAACGGCATCAGAGCATATTGAAGCATTAGGTCAATCTATTAAGGAAGGTAATTCACAAGAGATATTTGAATGGAGTCACAAGTTAAAAGCCGTTTGTGGCGATATAGGAGCTGATAAGCTAAGAGAACTCTTTAGCAAAATTGAAAGTGAAGCCCGTAAAACAGAAGGCATGAATATAAATTATATCTCTGAAATCTATAAAAAAGTACTGTATTCAGATATCCGTTTACGCAGGGAAATTGATGCCTACCTTGCGTAGTATGCGGGCTAGAATCGCTTGATTTAATGCCTGTATTATTAATGGTCATATACGATATAAGGTGGTACGCGACGCAAACCCAACCACCTTTAATTGTATAGCATTTCTGTTCTTTGCGTTGATTCAGACGTTGGAATTACGAGAAGAATTATACGAATACATCCTGATGTTATCTCTAGGGAACCAGCCCAGTTTCTCATAGAATTTTTGTGCATTGAGGTTGTCGTCGTGGACAAACAGATGAGTTTTAGCAATGCCGATATTGGCTAGCGCGTTAATGGATTGGCTTATCAACTGATAGCCAATTCTCTGACCGCGAAACTGAGGTAAGACAGCTAGGTGTTGCATATAGCCCCGCCTACCATCGGTGCCAACCAAAACAGCGCCGATAATGTGACCTTCACTGATCGCTACGAAGCTTAAATTGGGGTTTCTGTCGAGGTAGAGTGCGATGTGCTCACGAGAATCGGCATCTCTTACGGACATGCCTTCAGTCTGAAGCCACAACCGGATTACGGCGTCGTAATCTTCGATTGTCATTGGGCGGATGGTCACCAATTTAGCCTCCTTGCTAAGCAGATGATGTTGGACGTAAAAATGTTTTAAGTCAATAACTATCAATAAGTTACCGCTTTGTCAAAATTGGCGCCTAATAGCCGCTTTCCTGAAGAGAATGAAACTGCGCTGAAAGGTGGTTTTTACTCATTGTACAAATAAGTAAGCCTTGCTGAGCATTGTCGGATGTACCTGCTAATTCCCCTTGAGCATTCCAAGCACTGTTCTTGCCGCAAGTATCCCATCCACCTGTTTTCGATATGTGATTGCAAAGGAGGACTGGGAACGCATGGTTACGAGCAATGCCAGACAAAATATTAGCATCAGGGGTGAAACCAGTTGGTGAGATCAGGGCACTAACAAGATAAAGGTCTGCTTTGTTGTCGGCTGCGCCTTGGGCGTGCTCAGGTTCAGTAAAATCAGCACATACGGCGAGCGCAATGCACTTATTATTAATGTTGAGCACGTAATTGGTTTTTCCTGCAGCGCAATAAGTGCCTTCACCGTCATGCAGGTACTGTTTGGAGTAGAACTCGATCTCTCCGTTTGGAAAGCAAATAACCGCGGCAATATGTGGTTTTGAGTCTGGCACTGCAAGCGGACAGCCCGCAATGATCGTAATATTATGTGCAGTAGCTGCGGACGAAAGTGCATTAATCGCAGGAGTTGATAGGTCAAAGGCAAGCTCGTCGGCTAGATCCAGCTCGTACCCTGTTAAAGACAGTTCGGGAAACACAACGAGATTTGCACCAAGCTGAGAAGATTGCTCCACATGCATAAGGTGAGTGCGCAAATTGGCTTTAATGTCTCCTCGCTTGGCTGGAGCCTGAGCCAAACCAATGATAAGTGTTTGTTCCATCTTAAGTGACGCCTTTTCTTTAGTAGCTTGCCGCTAGGCTATTGGCAACATTTGCCTGAAATCTGAATAGGTGGACAGGGAACCGTGCCATAAGAGCAAAATACACAGCAGTCTCCTGCCAGTGGCTTAAGTAGTTCGCCACAGCTTTTACATTCATAGAAGTAAACGCAGGTGTTATCTGGCATAGATTCTAGGCTTGAAAAACCTCACTTAGGGCAAGTCAGTTTGGATTCTGTTACTACCTCCATGGTTGCACCTCCACCGTTTGCACTATTTAAGCATAGGTGCGAATATCAGACTAGGGCTTCAACCACTTTAAACCATGGTAAGGTTTTGATTTTAAGCTTTTTAAGCGGCTTGCCAAACTTCCACAGTGAACCTCCAGTTTGTGCCCATCGGGGTCGAGAATATAGACAGAGGAACCTTCACTTTGGTTACTTTTCCATTGTTCAACGTTGTGTTCCTTCAGGTGCTCGCATAAGGTAGCGAAGTCTTCCTCAGCGATATTAAATGCGATGTGACTGTAATCGGTTTTAGGGCAAGGTGAGTCTAGAGATAAGCACAACCACAATTCTCCTATCGAGAGGTAAGCGCCTTTCTCCCATATGACCTCTCCTTCAAAGCCAAGAACGCGAGTATAGAAGTCCAACGAACGTTCTACGTTACTTACCGCGAGAGTGATGTGGTTGAGTCCGGTTATCATCGTTACCCCACAGGTTTTATTTGATTAGTCTGCGCTTGGCTTTTCACAACGGAAGAAAATGAAATTAGGGTTGTTCTTCAAACGCTGATAGGTAGCTTCACAAGCGGATTTCACTTTTTCATCCAGATTACCTTCGGTGATACGAGATATCTTTAGCCCAGACGCACTAATTGCCTCACTGACTTCCATTAGAGAGCGTCGATAGAAGCCTACTTTTACCGGCGTACCGACCGTGTTCCACTCTTCTTCGATGTATTCGCGTTCAAAGTAATTGCCCGAGGTTGAACATTCAAAATCTGCAAAAGGGTGGTGGGTTGAAAATACGATGTAACCACCGGGTTTAAGAACTCGATACACATCTGAGAAGACTGGTGTGAGATCTTCGATATAGTGCAACACTAGAGGGCAGACGATGACGTCGGCGCTACTGTCTGACTCATGAGGCAGGCCTTTCGCAATATCCTGTACGTAAGCGCTGACTTGATCGCCCAGTTTGGCTTGTACAAGATCGATCATATCGCTAGACGCATCAACACAAGTCAGGTGCTTCACCGATTGGCTGATAAACCACTCAGCATACACGCCGGAACCGCAGCCCATGTCAACAACATCAGCACCTGAAAGGTCATCGAGAAGCGCCATGGTTGAAGGGCGCTCGAGCAAGGCGTTGTAAATGTTGTCCTTGACGACAGCATCGTACTGTTTAGCGTGTTTGGTGTACATTTCAGACATGATCGAGACCTTTTGTGTGAGCAGCGAATCCGCTATAGGAGAGAAGCGTATTGTAAGCGCGAATGTCCGGCGTGAACAAATGTTGATCTTTTATTGATCGCGTAATGAATCGATCGCGGCGTGAATGGAATCAAATTGAATCTTTATAATACAAACTTGAGCTTTGCTAAATGCATGTACCTGAATTAGTTCGGTTATTTCGGTCAAGTCGTATTTTTTTGGCGTCATGTTTAACCCGATTGTTTCAGAGTCTGACGCTAGTTGGAAACACCTTCCAGCAGAATCGATGACCAAATCGTTGGTGTCGAGTATCAGTGATTCTAGCTCTCGAAAAAGCATATCTTGTGAAGCGAGGTAAACGAGTTCGTTATCACCTTCGAGCTTAAGAAAAGCGGGCCATTGGATTTCATTGTTTTCGTGGTTGATGGTATCTATCAAAATGAATTCCTTTGATTGACTGGTCTAGACAAATTAAAAACAAGAGGGCAAGTAAACTATTGCTGGTGTTAGCTTAACGTGGCCTAATTATCGCGTTATACCTTAAAAGTAAAAAGCGCACCACTGCTTGGGTGGGGCGCTTTTTATCTGTTGATTGAGCGAGAGTGTTAGACGCGCTCAGATATCACAAACTTTTTGAAGAAATCCGATAGGTCAATGGTCGCAAGATCCTTGAATTCACCGGCATCATAGAAACGACCTTTACAAGTAGGGCAACTTTCAAACCAAATATGTGGCTGTTTTGGGTCGACGAGTCTCAACATTTGGTTGTTTGGGCAAATTGGGCATTGAATACGATCGATTGCGTTGTACGCTTTGCCAATTTCCTCATCACCATTGTCGATGACATCTGCAAGTGGCTTCATCGCTTCGATTTCATGGGCATCTAACCAAAGCCCTTTACAATCAATACATCTTTCCACATCACCTAGCGGTGTCTGAAGTTGCTCAAAGTTAGAGTCACATTTTGGGCATTTCATGTTTTTACCTTGTATCCAATCTGAATATCGTTTTGCTGATTATTGTTGTCTTTGATTACCCGCGAAGTCGCTATGTGCGATGGAAATACACTCTAGGCATAATTCTCGGGAATCTCAGTGTTTATTGTATAATTCACCATTATATCAAACAGTAAGAATGCAAACGAGTATGTGTGCATCAAAATGAGTAATTGGACAATTGAGGGTTTGAAGCTCAGAGATTCAATCTTGCACTGGAACTACTCAAGATTATCTAGCGCTTGGTAACGATCAAAGTCCACTTTGTGGTAGGTGCCTTCATCGATCTTAATGGTGTGAAACTCTGCCTCACCTTCAGAGTTGATGAAATTGACTTCAAGCCACACCTGATCGTATTCGTCGAATAACCAGACGCGCCACAGCAAGTTAGAATCGATGACACGTTGGTAAATTTCATAGGTGTCGTACAGATGGTGATTCACATCCCCAGAAGCGCTCTTTAGATCGTTCGGTAGCTTAGTGACTTGAACGAGGTAATCCAATTCAATCATGTCGCTGACCTCTTTTTAATGTACTTGGAGTCGAGCTAGCCAGCTCGGCGGCAATATGACTAATACAACGTACTGCTGATTGACTGACAGCAGAAAGCTGATAAAAGCCATGTATGACGCCTAAATATCGCTCACAATACGCTTCTACACCATGTTTCAACAGCAGGCGGTAAAGCTGCTCACCTTCGTCTCTTAATGGATCAAATTCTGCTGTGATAATAGAAGTTGGAGGTAAACCTCGAAAGTCACCACATAGCAGCGGGTTGAGTTCAGGGTTTGCATCAATGTGCTCTGGACTTTTATCACCAAGATACATATCAAAGCCAGATAGCAGCATTTTGTCGGTAATGATGTAGTCGGTTGCATTGGCTTTGTAGCTGGCCGATGAACCATGTGGATCAAGCATTGGGTAAATAAGAATCTGGCGCTCAGGGAGCCAGTTTTGTCTTTGCTTAAGGCGCATTGTTGTCACTAATGCGAGATGGCCGCCAGCACTATCTCCTACCAAGGAGATACGTTCAGTATCACCACCATAT includes the following:
- a CDS encoding DUF4144 domain-containing protein — encoded protein: MIDTINHENNEIQWPAFLKLEGDNELVYLASQDMLFRELESLILDTNDLVIDSAGRCFQLASDSETIGLNMTPKKYDLTEITELIQVHAFSKAQVCIIKIQFDSIHAAIDSLRDQ
- a CDS encoding class I SAM-dependent DNA methyltransferase, which codes for MSEMYTKHAKQYDAVVKDNIYNALLERPSTMALLDDLSGADVVDMGCGSGVYAEWFISQSVKHLTCVDASSDMIDLVQAKLGDQVSAYVQDIAKGLPHESDSSADVIVCPLVLHYIEDLTPVFSDVYRVLKPGGYIVFSTHHPFADFECSTSGNYFEREYIEEEWNTVGTPVKVGFYRRSLMEVSEAISASGLKISRITEGNLDEKVKSACEATYQRLKNNPNFIFFRCEKPSAD
- a CDS encoding GNAT family N-acetyltransferase → MVTIRPMTIEDYDAVIRLWLQTEGMSVRDADSREHIALYLDRNPNLSFVAISEGHIIGAVLVGTDGRRGYMQHLAVLPQFRGQRIGYQLISQSINALANIGIAKTHLFVHDDNLNAQKFYEKLGWFPRDNIRMYSYNSSRNSNV
- a CDS encoding zf-TFIIB domain-containing protein, yielding MKCPKCDSNFEQLQTPLGDVERCIDCKGLWLDAHEIEAMKPLADVIDNGDEEIGKAYNAIDRIQCPICPNNQMLRLVDPKQPHIWFESCPTCKGRFYDAGEFKDLATIDLSDFFKKFVISERV
- a CDS encoding ATP-binding protein; translation: MVYYYQYVTNVVDGDGMAIKRRLAKWFFFLVFALLGALAIYYFVTKNTEKSLSQVKDALQVEAMTKADYFREHIERNIAAAKFLHSTPPISGITRALSNDGLDVADGTTLEQWKARLSIIFKGMIENNPDVMQLSVIVADESGQEFIRVDRIQGKVLILPDNQLQSKSKESYYGALKTLNFNEIYITPINLNREHGRVAFPFQPTYRIFMPIFYESGKRFGALKINIDASSLLTYLTQAHVLADDNWLVDSDGYFITAKNEKKQFTRQLEPSANIHLLYDIREVENGYFEITSKAGSGSWLATKEEVYLGNNISKQLTLYSVINQLTVQNIVQEELTELWLVVGFVLVFALVALALFYRSYQSSLQLNQMNSRSKTVIENASDAIICLDASGAITTWNRSAEKLFGQAEHYVINKPLSSIVTLSEHDLSEVLERAKNTQAIQLIEDQITTDDTVFIEVSVAPIVSDGQRRSNSLVVNIRNITGAVKAQEALENYNSELEEKVSQRTEELQAYSFQLEDAHEKALEASQAKSKFIATISHEMRTPLNGMMGMLSLIKTGGLSAVQSNYLTMAENSVNTLAVLINDILDLSKIESGKLEINHILFSPRDVLETLVQTCAVKAREKGLEVILDTVDIDYKKVFGDPNRIKQIASNLINNAIKFTNEGEVKVLVSVTQQEPSVVRLVVDVYDTGIGIAKENQHRLFQPFSQEKSEVSEQYGGTGLGLSICRQLCKLMNGEIEFESEKDKGSHFKFFVDFDESQCEQEEKALILSGQAVAIALNNESLLESVTRTVHSLGGEVLHITDTASESLKQSDRVIFDDAHPLRQEIISMVKARAKTDSPLHAIELCAHLNQASGHYPNSFRISKPSTYLDFLVAFRGEQTKDVNVEIIENEASSIDIDLSGTRVLVVDDNEINREVARGYLERVGALVFFAHDGEQCLEVVKKSFMKGVPFDCILLDCQMPVMNGYDCSRQLRYNSQTYGSGKLPIIAMTANAFSGEREKCISYGMNDFISKPVDAELLIKKVEQWVGLPDEVLSMNQAEGFSEEMVEGGEPEWDKDNALVRMRGDHELLHTIVEIFRETASEHIEALGQSIKEGNSQEIFEWSHKLKAVCGDIGADKLRELFSKIESEARKTEGMNINYISEIYKKVLYSDIRLRREIDAYLA
- the fos gene encoding fosfomycin resistance glutathione transferase, with translation MITGLNHITLAVSNVERSLDFYTRVLGFEGEVIWEKGAYLSIGELWLCLSLDSPCPKTDYSHIAFNIAEEDFATLCEHLKEHNVEQWKSNQSEGSSVYILDPDGHKLEVHCGSLASRLKSLKSKPYHGLKWLKP
- a CDS encoding carbon-nitrogen hydrolase family protein, with amino-acid sequence MEQTLIIGLAQAPAKRGDIKANLRTHLMHVEQSSQLGANLVVFPELSLTGYELDLADELAFDLSTPAINALSSAATAHNITIIAGCPLAVPDSKPHIAAVICFPNGEIEFYSKQYLHDGEGTYCAAGKTNYVLNINNKCIALAVCADFTEPEHAQGAADNKADLYLVSALISPTGFTPDANILSGIARNHAFPVLLCNHISKTGGWDTCGKNSAWNAQGELAGTSDNAQQGLLICTMSKNHLSAQFHSLQESGY
- a CDS encoding alpha/beta hydrolase; translation: MIEHLESGIRELVEGFIDAGKPCPSEQPVEARRVGYQSTVELAGKGPEMAQAYIDIVNGLTLKIFRPSDASHLPITIYFHGGCFISGGFDTHEQQLRQLAAESNNVVICVQYRLAPEHTYPAAHDDAYNAVVAIREMGSKYGGDTERISLVGDSAGGHLALVTTMRLKQRQNWLPERQILIYPMLDPHGSSASYKANATDYIITDKMLLSGFDMYLGDKSPEHIDANPELNPLLCGDFRGLPPTSIITAEFDPLRDEGEQLYRLLLKHGVEAYCERYLGVIHGFYQLSAVSQSAVRCISHIAAELASSTPSTLKRGQRHD